One Panicum virgatum strain AP13 chromosome 9K, P.virgatum_v5, whole genome shotgun sequence genomic region harbors:
- the LOC120647261 gene encoding expansin-A15-like, whose protein sequence is MHRPPSFLLFLVAAAASRLVPAAAGDDNGDWSKGTATFYGGGDASGTMGGACGYGNLYWSGYGTDTAALSSPLFDDGASCGQCFKVTCDADASQWCLKGRSVTVTATNLCPPNYAVSGDDGGWCNPPRRHFDMAQPAWLQIAQYKGGIVPVLYQRTPCVKQGGVRFTMAGSNYFVLVLISNVAGTGSVKAVWVKGSSTDRMPMSRNWGANWQSLSGLAGQALTFGVTNTDGKTIVIPGVVPAWWKFGQSFTSGVQFSD, encoded by the exons ATGCACAGACCACCGAGCTTTCTTCTgttcctcgtcgccgccgcggcgtcgcggttggtgccggcggcggcgggggacgaCAACGGCGACTGGTCGAAGGGCACGGCCACGttctacggcggcggcgacgcctccGGCACGATGGGCGGCGCGTGCGGATACGGGAACCTGTACTGGTCCGGGTACGGGACGGACACGGCGGCGCTGAGCTCGCCGCTGTTCGACGACGGCGCGTCGTGCGGGCAGTGCTTCAAGGTCACGTGCGACGCCGACGCGTCGCAGTGGTGCCTCAAGGGCAGGTCGGTGACCGTCACCGCCACCAACCTGTGCCCGCCCAACTACGCCGTctccggcgacgacggcggctggtgcaacccgccccgccgccactTCGACATGGCCCAGCCCGCCTGGCTCCAGATCGCCCAGTACAAGGGCGGCATCGTGCCGGTGCTCTACCAGAG GACGCCGTGCGTGAAGCAGGGAGGGGTGCGGTTCACGATGGCCGGGTCCAACTACTTCGTGCTGGTGCTCATCAGCAACGTGGCCGGGACCGGGTCGGTGAAGGCGGTGTGGGTGAAGGGGAGCAGCACGGACAGGATGCCCATGAGCAGGAACTGGGGCGCCAACTGGCAGTCGCTCTCGGGGCTCGCCGGCCAGGCGCTCACCTTCGGGGTCACCAACACCGACGGCAAGACCATCGTCATCCCCGGCGTCGTGCCGGCGTGGTGGAAGTTCGGGCAGTCCTTCACCTCCGGCGTCCAGTTCTCCGACTGA